The following are encoded in a window of Oncorhynchus mykiss isolate Arlee chromosome 11, USDA_OmykA_1.1, whole genome shotgun sequence genomic DNA:
- the LOC110535959 gene encoding carnitine O-acetyltransferase, with product MLRLLLRVVLRPGLVKPCRLVKPMSVTILPERSSHHQDNLPKLPVPPLRQTFERYLLMLEPLLSEEEMDHTRKLVKEFLIPEGVGDRLQRSLERRASNKENWLTEWWMQSAYLDSRMPVAVYSSPGVVLPRMTFQDRQGQMRFASKLISGVLDFKQMIDNETLPIEYLGGKPLCMDQYYQILSSCRIPGPKRDTVVNHAIGKVAPTHITVVHNFQFFVLDVYNSDGSPLTVDQIYMQMEKIWNSSLQSNKEPIGILTSQHRNTWGKAYNNLIKDKTNKESVRAIQKSIFTVCLDAPMPQMSEQRYQSRVAAQMLHGGGSRWNSGNRWFDKTLQFIVGEDGTCGLVYEHAPAEGPPIVFLVDYLVEYMGRMEVVRSPMIPLPMPPKLRFNITPEVKKDIESAKQNMNIMSHDLDVNVVNFADYGRNVPKAHNMSPDAFIQMALQLAYFRMYKMCCSTYESASLRMFALGRTDTIRSCSNESLKFVQAMEDLAKPNTEKVSLLDKACQAHVEYTRMAIHGQAIDRHLLGLKLQAIEELTSMPEIFMDTAYAVAEHPNLSTSQAGAKTDCVMCFGPLVPDGYGVCYNPMADHINIAITAFNSCEETHAANFGRAMKKALRDMRSLLEETAKAKQ from the exons TTAAGGCCGGGCTTGGTGAAGCCATGTCGCCTGGTCAAGCCGATGTCAGTGACCATCCTCCCAGAGAGGTCCTCGCATCACCAGGACAATTTGCCAAAGCTGCCCGTGCCTCCACTAAGGCAAACATTTGAGCGCTACCTGTTGATGCTGGAGCCCCTGCTCAGTGAGGAGGAGATGGATCACACACGCAAGCTAGTCAAGGAGTTCCTCATTCCTGAGGGAGTGGGAGACAGGCTGCAGAGGAGCCTGGAGCGCAGAGCTAGCAACAAAGAAAACTGG CTGACAGAGTGGTGGATGCAGTCAGCCTATCTGGATTCCCGGATGCCTGTGGCAGTCTATTCCAGCCCCGGGGTGGTCCTGCCCCGCATGACCTTCCAAGATCGCCAAGGACAAATGAG GTTTGCTTCTAAATTGATTTCAGGAGTTTTGGACTTCAAACAAATGATTGACAA TGAGACGCTACCTATTGAGTATTTGGGTGGGAAGCCTCTGTGTATGGACCAGTACTACCAGATCCTGTCCTCCTGTCGTATCCCTGGACCAAAGAGAGACACTGTGGTCAACCATGCTATCGGGAAAGTGGCCCCTACTCACATCACTGTGGTCCATAACTTCCAG TTCTTTGTCCTGGATGTGTATAACAGCGATGGCTCCCCACTGACGGTGGATCAGATTTACATGCAAATGGAGAAAATCTGGAACTCATCCCTGCAGAGCAACAAGGAGCCTATCGGCATCCTGACTTCCCAGCACCGCAACACCTGGGGCAAAGCCTACAACAACCTCATTAAAG ACAAGACAAATAAGGAGTCTGTCCGTGCTATCCAGAAGAGCATATTCACAGTGTGTCTAGACGCCcccatgccacagatgtctgagcAGCGCTACCAGAGCCGCGTCGCTGCCCAGATGCTGCATGGTGGAGGGAGTCGCTGGAACAGTGGCAACCGCTGGTTTGATAAGACATTACAA TTTATTGTGGGTGAAGATGGTACCTGTGGTCTGGTGTATGAGCATGCCCCAGCTGAAGGACCACCCATTGTGTTCCTGGTGGACTATTTGGTTGAGTACAT ggggaggatggaggtagtACGCTCTCCCATGATCCCTCTGCCCATGCCTCCCAAACTGCGTTTCAATATCACACCTGAGGTCAAGAAGGATATTGAGTCGGCCAAACAGAATATGAACAT AATGTCACACGACCTGGATGTGAACGTGGTCAACTTTGCTGACTATGGGAGAAATGTTCCAAAGGCTCACAACATGAGTCCAGATGCCTTTATACAAATGGCTCTACAGCTTGCCTACTTCAG AATGTATAAGATGTGCTGTTCCACCTATGAGAGTGCGTCCCTGCGTATGTTTGCACTTGGGCGAACAGACACAATCCGCTCCTGCTCCAATGAGTCTCTCAAATTTGTCCAGGCAATGGAGGACCTAGCTAAACCG AACACAGAGAAGGTTTCTCTATTGGACAAGGCATGCCAAGCCCACGTAGAATACACACGCATG GCAATTCATGGCCAGGCCATAGACAGACATCTCCTTGGCCTGAAGTTGCAGGCGATTGAAGAACTGACGTCCATGCCAGAGATATTCATGGACACAGCCTATGCTGTGGCTGAGCATCCCAATCTCTCCACCAGCCAG GCTGGTGCCAAGACAGACTGTGTGATGTGCTTCGGTCCACTGGTGCCAGATGGCTACGGAGTGTGTTACAACCCCATGGCAGACCACATCAACATTGCCATTACAGCCTTCAACAGCTGTGAAGAGACACATGCTGCCAACTTTGGCCGGGCTATGAAGAAGGCTCTGAGAGACATGAGGTCTCTGCTGGAGGAGACAGCTAAGGCCAAGCAATGA